One window of Microbacterium sediminis genomic DNA carries:
- a CDS encoding TfoX/Sxy family protein has protein sequence MAYDPELADRVRAIIEASGDVEEKRMMGSLAFMINGRMAVGVSGQEVFFPMGGGEALEVALQHGAHRLQLTGGRSVPFAALTDPDDDTLADWIAEAVERALAR, from the coding sequence ATGGCCTACGACCCCGAGCTCGCCGACCGCGTGCGCGCCATCATCGAGGCGTCCGGCGACGTCGAGGAGAAGCGCATGATGGGGTCGCTGGCCTTCATGATCAACGGGCGCATGGCCGTGGGCGTCTCGGGCCAGGAGGTGTTCTTCCCCATGGGCGGCGGCGAGGCCCTCGAGGTCGCCCTGCAGCACGGCGCCCACCGGCTGCAGCTGACCGGCGGCCGCTCCGTGCCGTTCGCGGCGCTCACCGATCCCGACGACGACACCCTCGCCGACTGGATCGCCGAGGCGGTGGAGCGCGCCCTCGCCCGCTGA